Proteins found in one Deltaproteobacteria bacterium genomic segment:
- a CDS encoding transposase family protein, with the protein MRSLRKITGQILDTTKVPHELRLTIGADRGSLYPCPVCGSLCKAHDFKELTWRHLNFFQHHCYITAKVPRVRCEEHGIRQIEVPWAGSHSFSSRRPWCSSGRCRFWLRPASWG; encoded by the coding sequence TTGAGGAGCCTGAGGAAGATCACGGGGCAGATCCTTGACACCACGAAGGTACCCCATGAGCTTCGGCTTACGATCGGGGCGGATCGGGGTTCCCTGTATCCATGCCCTGTTTGCGGGAGCTTGTGCAAGGCACATGATTTCAAAGAGTTGACCTGGCGCCATCTCAACTTCTTCCAGCATCACTGCTACATTACCGCCAAGGTCCCGAGGGTCCGTTGCGAGGAGCACGGCATCAGGCAGATCGAGGTGCCATGGGCAGGTTCACACTCCTTTTCGAGCAGGCGGCCATGGTGTTCGTCCGGGAGATGCCGGTTTTGGCTGCGGCCCGCATCATGGGGATAA